One window from the genome of Enterobacter pseudoroggenkampii encodes:
- a CDS encoding DUF5405 family protein: MAIRIEVGDKWVITSDQYQFILNEKKVAQSGKKVGEEWLDTIGYYPKINQLISGLAHHYIHNSELQTLNDIASEIERLGMLCESAFRTETAK, translated from the coding sequence ATGGCTATCCGTATTGAAGTAGGTGACAAATGGGTTATTACCAGCGACCAGTATCAATTCATCCTGAATGAAAAAAAAGTCGCTCAATCCGGGAAAAAAGTTGGTGAGGAATGGCTCGACACTATCGGCTATTACCCGAAGATTAACCAGCTTATTTCCGGTCTGGCACATCACTACATCCATAATTCGGAGCTTCAAACTCTGAATGATATTGCGTCCGAAATTGAGCGATTGGGGATGTTATGTGAGTCAGCCTTTCGTACTGAGACTGCGAAATAA